In Daphnia magna isolate NIES linkage group LG7, ASM2063170v1.1, whole genome shotgun sequence, a single genomic region encodes these proteins:
- the LOC116927611 gene encoding palmitoyltransferase ZDHHC6, which yields MGWSKVIHIGPLFTIVVIKSIVWSTIHCNSMWWPPYHSWPGFINATIFLLLSASTFYNFLYSLHVGPGYLPLKWKPNNEDDIQYLQYCTVCEGYKAPRSHHCRKCNRCIMKRDHHCIFINNCLGHLNHTSFIAFLISAIIGCAQSIVIISCTMYRALHPTYYYYDHPDIQEVPFVMLGLWPFVISLISLGLAAGVVFAVGFLFFVQMKVILRNQTAIEDWVHEKAVYRREGTDEPLFIHPYNLGWRENLVQVINWSFQPKGDGVEWKVRENCHNYSFTIEQIEQKKIKRERCVEYVVEKAYSGRWFPFISFGIMVCLRPPCSDETRIPLRIGDKLAVTRWKKYWLYGEIQERGQVQMNPTERRALRGWFPRLSCSPSYIEYEKEE from the exons ATGGGCTGGAGCAAAGTAATTCATATAGGACCACTGTTCACAATTG TTGTCATTAAATCAATTGTTTGGTCAACAATTCACTGCAATTCCATGTGGTGGCCACCCTATCACTCTTGGCCTGGATTCATAAATGCCACCATTTTTCTCTTACTGAGTGCATCAACATTCTACAATTTTCTCTATTCCCTCCATGTTGGTCCAGGATATTTACCTCTCAAGTGGAAACCA AATAATGAAGATGATATCCAATATCTACAGTACTGTACAGTATGTGAGGGATATAAAGCCCCAAGATCTCATCATTGTAGAAAAT GCAATAGATGCATTATGAAACGGGACCACCACTGCATATTTATAAATAACTGCCTTGGACATTTAAACCACACCAGTTTCATTG CGTTCCTGATATCTGCTATTATTGGATGCGCCCAAAGCATTGTCATCATTTCTTGCACAATGTATCGAGCTCTTCATCCG ACCTATTACTATTACGACCATCCGGATATACAAGAAGTGCCTTTTGTAATGTTGGGACTTTGGCCCTTTGTGATAAGTTTAATTTCGTTAGGATTAGCGGCCGGAGTAGTATTTGCTGTTGGCTTCCTATTCTTCGTTCAG ATGAAAGTGATTTTAAGGAACCAAACAGCCATCGAAGACTGGGTCCATGAAAAAGCTGTTTATCGTCGGGAAGGAACGGATGAACCCCTTTTTATTCACCCATATAATTTAGGCTGGCGAGAGAATCTAGTTCAAGTGATCAATTGGTCATTTCAGCCTAAAGGTGATGGAGTCGAATGGAAAGTACGGGAAAATTGCCATAATTACTCATTTACG ATAGAACAAattgaacagaaaaaaataaaacgcgAACGCTGTGTTGAATATGTTGTGGAAAAAGCATATAGTGGAAGGTGGTTCCCGTTTATTAGTTTCGGCATCATGGTATGTCTCCGACCGCCATGTAGCGACGAGACGAGAATCCCTCTGCGGATAGGCGATAAATTGGCAGTAACTCGCTGGAAAAA GTATTGGCTCTATGGCGAAATTCAGGAAAGAGGACAGGTTCAAATGAATCCCACTGAACGTCGAGCACTACGCGGATGGTTTCCTCGCTTGTCCTGTTCTCCTTCCTATATCGAATACGAAAAGGAAGAATGA
- the LOC116927612 gene encoding translation initiation factor eIF-2B subunit alpha, whose product MENTRNVLDFFQNIVEKEPEVSAAVAAIRTLMHILETFGDRTLRGLSEELRKATEEMKKADCSITSVQSGCELFQRFITLTGALDQSNIKECKDIMKKRGEIFLRKLQEARPKIAKLGAPFILDGQKILTHSKSRVVLQTLREAALTSKKRFHVFITESYPDQSGVLMRNELLKLNISSTLILDSAMGYVMESVDLVLVGAEGVVESGGIINKVGTYTMALCAKEMHKPFYVLAESFKFVRLYPLNQRDLPQELKFSSSTIKSNSNLLDQHPQVDYTPPGYITLLFTDLGILTPSAVSDELIKLYL is encoded by the exons ATGGAAAACACAA GAAATGTATtagattttttccaaaatattGTGGAAAAAGAACCTGAAGTTTCAGCAGCCGTTGCAGCTATCCGCACGTTGATGCATATCCTGGAAACCTTTGGCG ACAGAACACTCCGTGGACTTTCTGAAGAACTAAGGAAAGCCACagaagaaatgaagaaagctGATTGCTCTATTACATCAGTTCAGTCAGGCTGTGAGCTTTTTCAACGATTCATCACACTGACTGGTGCTCTTGATCAATCt AATATCAAAGAATGCAAGGACATTATGAAGAAACGGGGAGAAATATTTTTAAGGAAATTACAAGAAGCAAGGCCTAAAATAGCTAAACTGGGTGCTCCTTTTATCCTTGATGGACAAAAAATTCTCACTCACTCCAAGTCTAGAGTGGTTCTTCAGACGTTACGTGAGGCTGCACTTACTTCAAAGAAACGTTTCCATGTTTTCATCACCGAGTCGTATCCGGATCAAAGTGGTGTGCTCATGAGAAACGAACTGTTGAAACTTAACATTAGTTCAACCCTTATTTTGGATTCGGCGATGGGTTACGTCATGGAATCGGTAGATTTGGTGCTGGTTGGGGCTGAAGGAGTTGTAGAAAGTGGGGGTATTATAAACAAG GTGGGAACATACACTATGGCACTCTGTGCTAAGGAAATGCACAAGCCTTTTTACGTACTTGCGGAGAGCTTCAAATTTGTCCGTCTCTACCCGTTGAACCAACGTGATTTGCCTCAAGAATTAAAG TTCTCATCAAGTACCATTAAGTCCAACTCCAATCTTCTCGATCAGCATCCGCAAGTTGATTATACACCTCCTGGATACATAACTTTACTTTTTACAGATTTGGGAATTCTAACACCATCGGCTGTCAGTGATGAATTAATTAAACTCTATCTATGA
- the LOC116927613 gene encoding uncharacterized protein LOC116927613, with translation MGKEYDKNDIVESPKISIEENFVRQMETQKDRVPEEIPREKNGRIYDIEKRRSSLRRSINCGSGATFRAACAAVDPSLPPADIKRKITELCLNQTLLEMKLNALEKEQDAVAAFSESLRNKVEEILHKVQSLTGDELPAHKQETQTRTAIKKMKEEKVLWNEEFKKRREAYLEARNKLKDVMKGKLHIETARLKSEDVKFLKSLPDFTAINNKIVSYQNRHYIGLVHLENNSQRIHRSLAMLGRQLDEVQHVIIPTFKWT, from the exons ATGGGAAAAGAATATGATAAAAACGATATTGTTGAGTCTCCCAAAATAAGCATTGAAGAAAATTTTGTGCGACAAATGGAAACACAGAAAGATCGGGTTCCTGAAGAAATTCCTAGAGAAAAGAATGGTCGCATCTATGACATCGAAAAAAGGAGATCAAGTCTTAGAAGAAGCATAAACTGTGGTTCAGGAGCGACCTTCCGAG CTGCTTGTGCTGCAGTAGACCCTTCATTGCCTCCCGCAGACATAAAACGTAAAATCACAGAACTGTGTCTGAATCAAACTCTTTTGGAAATGAAGCTAAATGCCTTAGAAAAAGAGCAAGATGCAGTGGCAGCCTTTTCGGAAAGCCTTCGAAATAAGGTGGAGGAAATTCTTCATAAAGTTCAAAGTTTAACGGGAGATGAGCTACCTGCTCATAAGCAAGAGACACAGACAAGAACAGCCataaaaaagatgaaagaagaaaaagtattaTGGAATGAAGAATTTAAGAAGAGAAGGGAAGCCTACTTAGAGGCTAGGAACAAGTTAAAAGATGTTATGAAGGGGAAGCTCCATATTGAGACAGCTCGGCTGAAGTCTGAAGATGTGAAGTTTCTGAAGAGCTTGCCAGATTTCACTgcaatcaacaacaaaattgtttCATATCAAAACCGCCACTATATTGGCCTGGTGCACTTGGAGAATAATTCTCAGCGAATACATCGCTCATTAGCTATGCTAGGGCGTCAACTTGACGAGGTTCAACATGTGATAATCCCAACTTTTAAATGGACATAA
- the LOC116927610 gene encoding target of rapamycin complex 2 subunit MAPKAP1 has translation MAFYDNKYWILSHVRNSFLYSDDTGMCEMILQNADIPKKIREEGKKLWFGNLDDSEEEFDDDGRIHTRSLGNGNDDFGTRRRRLNTVVRLEKMKKEQQAAAMISTIRWKEPDLTNLDEEKTKLFAKKEVVFQNSKSVLARLLAEHASDPDSPFIEYAKFDGNSQLRAPIRTIRIFLSMQTTQERNFPMTVCVIASAKVFELIGLVCYKYSQEKREPPLSGTVDNYALFIAEDDGSPDADFPCLEPKEVVGKFGFTSLALVRSTQPPKEVKKDNETIKTTDQLTAEKPDDRGTVLESTDYHSFKGFLLHKVRPKTEITLGISWDQVEIKPCPTSRSVTTLLWSRPNLKPTRLPIEVIVDCVHLQTVPASVAIMYYDTDKRKWRRLRIECDIKTIEQVVGKLKFILEIRGGLYRQEYLHHMSYVSKKASLIR, from the exons ATGGCTTTTTATGACAACAAGTACTGGATTCTCTCCCATGTCAGAAACTCGTTCTTGTATTCAGATGATACTG GTATGTGTGAAATGATATTGCAGAATGCTGATATACCAAAGAAGATCagagaagagggaaaaaagtTGTGGTTTGGGAACTTGGATGATTCAGAGGAAGAATTTGATGATGATGGGAGGATTCATACAAGATCCCTGGGAAATGGTAATGATGACTTTGGAACCAGAAGAAGAAGGCTTAACACCGTAGTGAGGCTAGaaaagatgaagaaagaaCAGCAGGCAGCAGCTATGATAAGTACTATTAGATGGAAAGAGCCAGATTTGACAAATCTGGAtgaagaaaagacaaaattGTTTGCCAAGAAGGAGGTGGTTTTTCAGAATTCCAAGTCTGTTCTTGCTCGTCTCTTGGCTGAACACGCTTCGGATCCCGACTCGCCGTTCATAGAATACGCCAAGTTTGATGGCAATTCCCAACTGAGAGCACCCATTAGGACCATAAGGATATTTTTAAGCATGCAAACTACACAAGAACGCAACTTCCCCATGACCGTTTGCGTTATTGCGTCTGCAAAAGTTTTTGAACTCATCGGTCTTGTATGCTACAAGTATAGCCAAGAGAAACGAGAACCTCCGCTAAG TGGAACCGTGGACAACTACGCCCTTTTTATTGCCGAAGATGACGGTAGTCCCGATGCCGATTTTCCTTGCCTCGAACCTAAAGAGGTAGTCGGAAAGTTTGGATTTACCTCACTGGCGTTGGTTCGTTCTACGCAGCCCCCGAAAGAGGTGAAAAAAGATAATGAAACTATCAAGACGACGGACCAGCTAACTGCTGAGAAACCAGATGATCGTGGGACCGTTTTGGAATCTACCGATTACCATTCTTTCAAGGGGTTTCTGCTACACAAAGTTCGaccaaaaacagaaattacTTTGG GAATTTCGTGGGATCAAGTTGAAATTAAGCCTTGTCCAACTAGTCGATCGGTAACAACACTGTTGTGGTCACGGCCTAATCTCAAACCCACTCGTTTACCTATCGAGGTGATAGTCGACTGTGTTCATCTGCAAACAGTACCAGCCTCAGTGGCTATAATGTATTACGACACAGACAAGAGAAAATGGAGGCGTTTGCGAATAGAGTGTGACATCAAAACCATTGAACAAGTTGTGGGCAAGCTAAAATTCATATTAGAGATCCGGGGGGGACTTTACCGCCAAGAATACCTTCACCACATGTCATACGTCAGCAAGAAAGCCAGCCTCATCCGTTAA
- the LOC116927614 gene encoding cell wall protein DAN4, with product MVDLLKFVLLLVVGFSSVQAAVVIREEEIWPNHVVRQVPEFRAAATVTTVVTTTATDATTITIKKRFDCAKLEAPLATTVCRRKRQYWNLPLFVDPTFVSHDDFQQQFQPLKPNKVIQVAPSRLPHYPNVVAFEPFAAQQQFTSPYNIQSSLDKTSIQPALRVADPLFGAFYAFSSLLSNIFAGMLRPQSTPAVLVTSTKTVYTTTDTVTSTTSTATYTLKGAHCLPPGVALCPGSATSSITPETTSTTTAATSTSTSTAATTTTEGTTSAATDSTTTGSTSTTTTDATTTTSTDSTTTDSTSTTSTTESSTTTTPASGR from the exons ATGGTCGACTTACTAAAATTCGTTTTGCTTTTGGTTGTCGGCTTTTCATCAGTCCAGGCTGCTGTCGTGATTCGCGAAGAAGAAATTTGGCCGAATCATGTCGTCCGACAAGTGCCCGAGTTCCGGGCGGCTGCAACCGTCACCACAGTAGTCACCACCACGGCTACTGATGCCACAACAATTACGATTAA GAAAAGATTTGATTGTGCAAAATTAGAGGCGCCATTGGCCACAACAGTGTGCCGTCGTAAGAGACAGTATTGGAATCTTCCACTGTTTGTCGACCCCACGTTTGTCAGCCATGATGATTTTCAGCAACAATTCCAGCCACTGAAACCTAATAAAGTCATTCA ggtggcaCCTTCTAGATTGCCCCATTACCCCAATGTAGTCGCATTCGAACCGTTCGCCGCCCAGCAACAGTTTACGTCTCCGTACAATATTCAATCATCGCTTGATAAAACATCCATCCAACCAGCACTCCGCGTAGCCGATCCCCTATTTGGCGCCTTTTACGCATTTTCTTCGCTTCTCTCCAATATCTTTGCTGGAATGTTACGGCCGCAATCAACTCCCGCCGTCCTTGTCACTAG TACAAAGACCGTGTACACAACTACTGACACCGTCACTTCAACTACGTCTACTGCCACCTACACTTTGAAAGGCGCTCATTGTCTTCCGCCAGGAGTGGCCTTGTGCCCGGGATCTGCGACTAGCTCAATCACTCCCGAGACTACTTCGACCACCACAGCAGCCACGTCTACCTCAACTAGCACAGCAGCTACTACCACTACGGAGGGAACGACTTCTGCAGCGACAGATTCAACAACCACTGGATCAACTTCAACCACTACAACAGATGCAACCACCACCACATCGACCGATAGTACTACCACCGACTCCACTTCTACAACTAGCACAACTGAATCGTCCACCACGACCACTCCCGCCAGTGGTCGGTGA
- the LOC116927609 gene encoding allatostatin-A receptor, whose protein sequence is MENLMLGIGVEGSGIEFSNNPDLLISLDPQCGQCNDSRDAGLSLLANRTSEEDDCKTNYSSPHFTMQHIVSIVVPVIFGVIAILGFIGNALVVVVVVANQQMRSTTNLLIINLALADLLFIVFCVPFTASDYALPFWPFGEVWCKIVQYLVIVTAYASVYTLVLMSLDRYLAVVHPFTSKSIRTKANTFWAIAVTWVVIFAACVPLLMAHGQVVYVFDDEQYSLCQFLQKEGWSQYVFQSTFFATSYAIPLLLICALYISMLLRLWRKEAPVGRASAEIQRGKKLRVTRMVCIVVGSFALCWFPIQLFLVLKSLALFEITPFTVMIQISSHILAYMSSCVNPFLYAFISDNFRKAFRKIVFCPRKD, encoded by the exons ATGGAAAATTTGATGCTTGGAATTGGCGTTGAAGGCAGTGGAATCGAATTTTCAAATAATCCGGACCTTCTAATTTCGCTGGATCCTCAATGCGGCCAGTGTAACGATTCACGTGATGCCGGTTTGTCTCTACTTGCAAACCGTACCTCCGAGGAAGATGATTGCAAGACCAACTACTCTAGTCCGCATTTTACAATGCAGCACATCGTGTCAATAGTG gTTCCCGTTATTTTCGGAGTCATTGCCATACTTGGTTTCATTGGAAACGCTCTTGTTGTGGTGGTGGTTGTCGCCAATCAGCAGATGCGTAGCACAACGAACCTACTCATCATCAATTTAGCACTGGCTGACCTTTTGTTTATTGTGTTTTGCGTTCCCTTCACCGCCTCCGATTACGCTTTGCCATTTTGGCCCTTTGGCGAAGTTTGGTGCAAAATTGTACAATATCTGGTTATCGTTACCGCGTACGCCAGCGTGTATACCCTAGTTCTGATGTCACTTGACCGTTATTTAGCTGTCGTTCATCCATTCACGTCCAAGTCTATTCGAACGAAAGCAAACACTTTTTGGGCCATTGCCGTCACCTGG GTAGTTATATTTGCGGCGTGTGTTCCATTACTCATGGCACACGGACAAGTTGTTTACGTCTTTGATGACGAACAATATTCTTTATGCCAGTTTTTGCAAAAG GAAGGATGGAGTCAGTACGTTTTTCAGAGCACTTTCTTTGCAACATCTTACGCCATCCCACTGCTGCTAATTTGCGCGTTGTACATCAGCATGCTTTTACGATTGTGGAGAAAGGAAGCGCCAGTAGGACGTGCTTCGGCTGAAATCCAACGCGGTAAGAAATTACGTGTTACCCGCATGGTATGCATAGTAGTTGGCAGTTTCGCTTTGTGTTGGTTTCCCATTCAACTATTTCTCGTTTTGAAAAGTTTGGCCTTGTTTGAAATCACACCTTTCACTGTTATGATACAAATCAGTTCCCACATATTGGCCTATATGAGTTCCTGTGTAAATCCTTTTCTGTATGCGTTTATATCTGATAATTTTCGGAAAGCCTTCCGTAAAATTGTTTTCTGCCCAAGAAAAGATTGA